One genomic segment of Pandoraea sputorum includes these proteins:
- a CDS encoding alpha/beta fold hydrolase — MQAEAHQHEVPEDDVVAPLRARLDAFPYRTVATRAGTVGYRCSGTGNDVGVPVVMLHGIGSGAASWLAQFEATGLDAKLYAWDAPGYGETSNVAAAQPHPDAYADALEAWLDALGLDRVALAGHSLGAIMATRFASRAPQRVRGLFLCSPANGYGRADAEVRVSKRDSRLAMLDKLGPAGMARERSDNLVAPGAADLPRAWVKWNMSRVLPVGYRQATHLLSNGDVAGDLAQYVSAKAGPVAVAVGAQDGITPPAACEVIAKVAGVPLQIIDGAGHASYIETPDVLNAALAAWLERVAAGER; from the coding sequence ATGCAAGCCGAAGCCCATCAACACGAAGTGCCAGAAGACGATGTCGTTGCGCCCTTGCGCGCACGGCTGGACGCCTTTCCGTACCGCACCGTCGCAACGCGTGCGGGCACTGTCGGCTATCGCTGTTCGGGCACCGGGAACGACGTCGGCGTGCCGGTCGTGATGCTGCACGGCATCGGCTCCGGCGCAGCGTCCTGGCTGGCGCAGTTCGAGGCCACGGGCCTCGACGCGAAGCTTTACGCATGGGATGCGCCCGGCTACGGCGAGACGTCGAATGTCGCTGCTGCGCAACCTCATCCCGACGCCTATGCCGACGCTCTCGAAGCGTGGCTCGATGCCCTCGGTCTGGATCGTGTGGCGCTGGCCGGTCATTCGCTGGGCGCAATCATGGCAACGAGGTTTGCGAGCCGCGCGCCGCAACGCGTACGCGGTCTCTTTCTGTGCTCTCCCGCCAACGGCTATGGCCGCGCCGATGCCGAGGTGCGCGTGTCCAAGCGCGACAGCCGTCTGGCGATGCTCGACAAGCTCGGCCCTGCGGGCATGGCGCGTGAGCGCAGCGACAACCTCGTTGCGCCCGGCGCCGCCGATCTGCCACGCGCGTGGGTGAAATGGAACATGTCGCGGGTGCTGCCGGTCGGTTACCGTCAGGCGACGCACCTGCTCTCGAATGGCGATGTCGCGGGCGACCTTGCACAGTACGTGAGTGCCAAGGCCGGTCCCGTTGCGGTCGCCGTGGGCGCGCAGGACGGCATCACGCCGCCTGCTGCGTGCGAGGTCATCGCGAAAGTGGCGGGCGTGCCACTGCAAATCATCGACGGCGCAGGCCACGCGTCGTACATCGAAACGCCGGACGTTCTGAATGCTGCGCTCGCCGCGTGGCTCGAACGTGTCGCGGCAGGGGAGCGCTGA
- a CDS encoding cupin domain-containing protein, translating into MAQADAKNTATPQAVESWTQTEGQAFGDWLETRVARFSTRKYDWDALKFQADYDPKYRRAQMRYVGTGGTGVAKDVNTVPAGHFTFSTMVIPAGNIGPSHIHMDVEEIFFVMRGKMKVICERDGETWEAILGERDLISVPPGVYRTEINIGDEDALMCVMLGSQKPVTPTYPPDSPLAKIKREMK; encoded by the coding sequence ATGGCGCAAGCCGACGCTAAAAACACCGCGACGCCGCAGGCCGTCGAGAGCTGGACGCAGACCGAAGGTCAGGCATTCGGCGATTGGCTGGAGACCCGCGTTGCCCGTTTCTCGACGCGAAAATACGACTGGGACGCCCTCAAGTTCCAGGCCGACTACGACCCGAAGTACCGCCGCGCACAGATGCGCTATGTCGGCACGGGCGGCACCGGTGTGGCCAAGGACGTCAACACTGTGCCTGCCGGTCACTTCACGTTCTCCACGATGGTGATTCCGGCCGGCAACATCGGCCCGAGCCACATCCACATGGACGTCGAGGAAATCTTCTTCGTCATGCGCGGAAAGATGAAGGTGATCTGCGAGCGCGACGGTGAAACGTGGGAAGCGATTCTCGGCGAGCGCGATCTGATCTCGGTGCCGCCGGGCGTGTACCGCACGGAAATCAACATCGGCGACGAAGACGCACTGATGTGCGTGATGCTCGGCTCGCAAAAGCCGGTCACGCCGACGTATCCGCCGGATTCGCCGCTTGCGAAGATCAAGCGCGAAATGAAGTAA
- a CDS encoding SDR family oxidoreductase — protein sequence MPLDIDALPPLDGKKLLITGGARGLGEGFVRAAVARGAQVTIADIAAHAGEALAAELQDAGHAVSFVRVDLSDPASVEAAAQAAGQQMGGIDGLVNNGAITNSGGKMATELSVETWDAVMNVNVRGTWLMTMAALPFLRASGQGRVVNIASDTALWGAPRLLAYTASKGAVMSMTRSLARELGPDGITVNAIAPGLVEVEATAYVPAARHRHYLEGRALPRAQVPDDVVGPVLFLLSDASRFVTGQVLPVNGGFVMP from the coding sequence ATGCCGCTCGATATCGACGCACTGCCGCCGCTCGACGGCAAGAAGCTGCTGATCACCGGCGGCGCGCGTGGCCTTGGCGAAGGCTTCGTGCGTGCCGCCGTAGCACGTGGCGCACAAGTGACGATTGCCGACATCGCCGCACATGCCGGTGAAGCGCTGGCTGCCGAATTGCAGGACGCTGGACACGCGGTGTCGTTCGTCCGTGTCGATCTGTCGGACCCCGCATCGGTGGAAGCGGCTGCGCAAGCGGCTGGCCAGCAGATGGGCGGCATCGACGGACTCGTCAACAACGGCGCGATCACCAACTCGGGCGGCAAGATGGCTACCGAGCTGAGCGTCGAGACGTGGGACGCCGTGATGAACGTCAATGTGCGCGGCACGTGGCTCATGACGATGGCTGCGCTGCCGTTCCTGCGCGCCTCGGGGCAGGGCCGCGTCGTGAACATCGCGTCCGACACGGCGCTGTGGGGCGCCCCGCGCTTGCTCGCCTACACGGCCAGCAAGGGCGCGGTCATGTCGATGACGCGCTCGCTCGCGCGCGAACTGGGTCCGGACGGCATCACCGTCAACGCGATCGCACCGGGGCTCGTCGAAGTCGAAGCCACGGCGTATGTGCCGGCGGCGCGCCATCGCCACTATCTGGAGGGACGTGCGCTACCGCGCGCGCAAGTGCCGGACGACGTCGTCGGCCCGGTGCTGTTCCTGCTCTCCGACGCTTCCCGTTTCGTGACCGGGCAGGTTCTGCCGGTCAACGGCGGCTTCGTCATGCCCTGA
- a CDS encoding ABC transporter permease: MKSLSKTQLTAGSFVLLLIFAAVWQWGPSAFGVPEFVLPKLSSTLVEGVRMFQVENLWLHIGVTALEVIAGFVIGSALGVLIGVILGLSPSTEAMLSPYILALQIAPKVAFAPLFVMWMGYTIYPKILVAVLIVFFPVMINVLGAVRSVDPDMVNLVRALCGRRWQIFRFVEFPSAMQALFAGLRIASTLAVIGVTVGELVGGDRGLGYLLVYGEGQGNTAMVFVAIAGLTVIGIAAYAAVVWLERRALHYVPRAAMNIA; this comes from the coding sequence ATGAAATCCCTTTCCAAAACGCAACTGACCGCCGGTAGCTTTGTGCTGCTGCTGATCTTCGCGGCCGTGTGGCAATGGGGCCCGAGCGCGTTCGGCGTGCCCGAATTCGTGTTGCCCAAGCTGTCGTCGACGCTGGTCGAAGGCGTGCGCATGTTCCAGGTGGAAAACCTGTGGCTGCACATCGGTGTGACGGCGCTCGAAGTGATCGCCGGTTTCGTGATCGGCTCGGCGCTGGGCGTGCTGATCGGCGTGATCCTCGGTTTGTCGCCGTCGACCGAAGCCATGCTCTCGCCGTACATCCTCGCGTTGCAGATCGCACCGAAGGTCGCCTTCGCGCCGCTGTTCGTGATGTGGATGGGCTACACGATCTACCCGAAGATTCTCGTCGCGGTGCTGATCGTCTTCTTCCCGGTGATGATCAACGTGCTGGGCGCGGTGCGCTCGGTCGATCCCGACATGGTCAATCTGGTGCGCGCGCTGTGTGGCCGCCGCTGGCAGATCTTCCGCTTCGTGGAATTCCCGTCGGCCATGCAGGCGTTGTTCGCGGGGCTGCGCATCGCGTCGACGCTGGCCGTGATCGGCGTGACTGTCGGCGAACTGGTCGGTGGCGACCGTGGTCTGGGCTATCTGCTGGTGTACGGCGAAGGGCAGGGCAATACCGCGATGGTGTTCGTTGCGATTGCCGGGCTGACCGTCATCGGTATCGCAGCCTACGCGGCGGTGGTGTGGCTGGAGCGTCGTGCACTGCACTACGTGCCGCGTGCGGCCATGAACATCGCCTGA
- a CDS encoding ABC transporter ATP-binding protein, with product MLRSIQLKDANVAEAYADARHAQPAAAPLPFAIEYRGVTRRFKNRQGKGEMTAVSDVSIGIKAGEFVSLIGPSGCGKSTLLNMGAGLYAPSEGQVTLAGKPVRGPSQQVAFMLQKDLLMPWRSIQKNVELGMQIRGRSKAERAEVAKALLARCHLKGFENHYPHQLSGGMRQRAALARTLAVEPDVLLMDEPFSALDAQTKMVLQQDLAQMLASEGKTALMITHDLAEAIALSDRVFVMSERPGTIIEEITVDLPHRDNPIERRKQAGMNEYVAHLMELLKVGRDDHLG from the coding sequence ATGCTCAGGTCGATTCAGTTGAAGGACGCAAACGTAGCCGAGGCGTATGCCGACGCGCGCCACGCGCAGCCGGCAGCGGCGCCGTTGCCGTTCGCTATCGAATATCGCGGCGTCACGCGTCGTTTCAAAAATCGCCAGGGCAAGGGCGAGATGACTGCCGTCTCGGACGTATCCATCGGCATCAAGGCCGGTGAGTTCGTCTCGCTGATCGGCCCGAGCGGCTGCGGCAAGAGCACGCTGCTCAACATGGGCGCCGGTCTGTACGCGCCCAGCGAAGGACAGGTGACGCTGGCGGGTAAGCCAGTGCGCGGCCCGTCGCAACAAGTCGCGTTCATGCTGCAAAAGGACTTGCTCATGCCGTGGCGTTCGATTCAGAAGAACGTCGAACTCGGCATGCAGATTCGCGGCCGTAGCAAGGCCGAGCGCGCAGAAGTCGCGAAGGCGCTGCTCGCGCGCTGCCACCTCAAGGGATTCGAGAATCACTACCCGCATCAGCTCTCGGGCGGCATGCGTCAACGTGCGGCACTCGCCCGCACGCTGGCTGTGGAGCCGGATGTGCTGCTCATGGACGAGCCGTTCTCGGCACTCGATGCGCAAACCAAGATGGTGCTTCAGCAGGATCTCGCGCAGATGCTTGCCAGCGAAGGCAAGACGGCGCTGATGATCACCCACGATCTCGCAGAAGCGATTGCGCTGTCGGACCGCGTGTTCGTGATGAGCGAGCGTCCCGGCACGATCATCGAAGAGATCACCGTCGATCTGCCGCATCGCGACAACCCCATCGAGCGCCGCAAGCAAGCGGGCATGAACGAGTACGTCGCGCATCTGATGGAACTGCTCAAGGTCGGTCGCGACGATCACCTCGGTTGA
- a CDS encoding porin: protein MTTVAAATLLALGVPVAAHAQSNVTLYGSMDAGVAFVNNQGGSSNWIAQQGGSQPDRWGLRGVEDLGGGNRAIFLLENGFSTLTGNTIKAGSMFNRQSWVGLQSDKMGTLTIGHMTTFNFDWLGPFSTAYLGMNWYMFHPGNLDELANTSVVQVDNSVRYVTPDYMGFKAGAMLSFGNNSNFANGRKWSAAANYTNGGFKASAVYSNENNRTPNVAALGGATFQGQPVATYAASNVENMGAGVSYGFGPWLLHALYTRVKLQSPGYNDTYQSFDAGVNFATSVPNTITFGAATTNMSGKRWTQVSLGDVYAFSKRTQVYVSGAYQHASGNGAVTAINTISPSSTSNQLVIMSGVHHSF, encoded by the coding sequence ATGACGACGGTCGCGGCGGCAACGCTGCTGGCGCTCGGTGTGCCGGTCGCAGCACACGCACAGAGCAACGTCACGCTGTACGGCAGCATGGATGCCGGGGTGGCATTCGTGAATAACCAGGGCGGCAGTTCGAACTGGATTGCGCAGCAGGGCGGCTCGCAGCCGGACCGCTGGGGTCTGCGTGGCGTGGAAGATCTGGGCGGCGGCAATCGCGCCATCTTCCTGCTGGAAAACGGCTTCTCGACACTCACGGGCAACACGATCAAGGCGGGTTCAATGTTCAACCGTCAGTCGTGGGTCGGCTTGCAGTCGGACAAGATGGGTACGCTCACCATCGGCCACATGACCACGTTCAACTTCGACTGGCTGGGCCCGTTCAGCACCGCCTATCTGGGCATGAACTGGTACATGTTCCACCCGGGCAACCTTGACGAACTCGCCAACACGTCCGTCGTGCAAGTGGATAACTCGGTGCGCTACGTCACGCCGGATTACATGGGCTTCAAGGCGGGCGCGATGCTCTCGTTCGGCAACAACTCGAACTTCGCGAACGGTCGCAAGTGGAGCGCTGCCGCGAACTATACGAACGGCGGCTTCAAGGCATCGGCCGTCTACTCGAACGAGAACAACCGCACGCCGAACGTCGCGGCGCTCGGCGGCGCCACGTTCCAGGGCCAGCCGGTGGCGACCTACGCGGCATCGAACGTCGAGAACATGGGCGCGGGCGTGTCCTATGGCTTCGGGCCGTGGCTGCTGCACGCGCTCTACACGCGCGTGAAGCTTCAGTCCCCGGGCTACAACGACACCTATCAATCGTTCGACGCCGGTGTGAACTTCGCGACGAGCGTGCCGAACACGATCACCTTCGGCGCGGCCACGACCAATATGTCGGGCAAGCGCTGGACACAGGTCAGCCTTGGTGATGTCTACGCGTTCTCCAAGCGTACGCAGGTCTACGTGAGCGGTGCGTACCAACACGCGAGCGGCAATGGTGCGGTGACGGCGATCAATACGATCAGCCCGTCGTCGACGTCGAACCAGCTCGTGATCATGTCGGGCGTGCACCACTCGTTCTGA